The Gossypium raimondii isolate GPD5lz chromosome 2, ASM2569854v1, whole genome shotgun sequence genome segment GAATGCTTTGAAGTTTAGAGACCAAGTTAAAATCTAAGTTATAGTTTGAAGATGTATGGTGCTTACCTTTCATAAAATCTAGACATGTCAATTCTGACCATAACTCAAAAATcctattaaatcaacttgagtCTAATcttaatctaattatatttgattacaAAAAGTCAATAATTTAAACCCATCTGTCATGAATTCGAAGTGAACCAAATAAATACTTTGAAATGACATGAACTTGACGATTTAAACTAATAATACCTAATAAAAGAAACTCGAACCTTAAATCTAACTTTAAAATTGGtccaaatttaaaatgattgaaaacccaaaatcaatcccataaaaatactcaaaatttttaaataataattaattaaatccaaATTAACAACAGTCATCCAATTGAAAGTTTGAGTTAAATCACAATTTTCTGTTGCACTGGAAATATTATTCTATATTGGATTTCTTATTGCTTTTGCTGTCAAATCGCCGATTATACCCTTACATATGTGGTTACCGGATACCCACGGGAAGGCCGATTACAGTACTTGTATGCTTCTAGTCGGAATTGCACAAtccatttttatgttatttatgttaCGACTAAGTCATTTTGTCAAATCCTATCTATCAAAACTCCTATAACACAAGTCTTCTGACAAAAGGTGGCAATGCCCTAATTTTCGCTCCTATCTTGTAATCCTATCTTGATTACGTCCAATTCCTTGTTCGACAAAGTGCCCCtttatatacaataaataattctctataaaaaaataatacataaacataaaatttcattagacGTGTTTATGAATCAAGtaggattaaataaaatttagattctAAAACATTCCAGGCTCCAACTTAAACTCGATTTGCCCAAATAACTCATTTATTGTAAAAAAGTAATCTAAcccaaagtaaaaaagaaaaaaaaatctgatcCCAAGCAGATCAAACCGACCAAAAAATCTCCATGAAGACCTCTAAttctaatttagtaaaaattataataggaaaggtaggactattttgtaattataaCGGAAGAGTGCCCCATGAGGTAAAGAAAAATGGAACACCAGAGTTTCTCATattatataaccttaaaatattttataattagtttaggattataattagtataatattttatatataatttatcttatttaaaaagTTGATGCTGTCcaaatttcttattatttttgtatcacataatgttataaaaggtaaattataatagtagttaattaattatgtttttgtcatctatttatgaaaagttacaaaatatcactcaattatttaattttatcttttttggtcacccaattCTCTTGGATTTTTGAGTGTTTCTATTGTTTTGTCAGCCCGCTGgtgactaaaaaaataaaattaaatatttagatgactattttgtaacttttcatagctGGTGggtcaaaaataaaagaatatcatAGTTGAGTGATCTCTActataatttacccttaaaaattTGATGATCTCCCAAttccttattattttataatataataatattttaattagaattagATGTACTAAACATCCCCAAACTATGATCCTTATattaaattagtccctaaacttaaaaactttttaattacATCCTCAAATTATCGATGTTATATTAACAAGGTCCTTtcgttattaaaattattagtttaatcGTTAAATGatacatcaagtcttatctagttaaatttaaaatgaaaaatttaaggaaataagATGTAgtcttataattttaaaaataaaagagtcaaCGGTAAAGGTTATGTAAAACCTTTGCAAACTTCAAATCAAAgagttttaaaacatttattttagaatatttcatttaaaattttcgtttgtCACATAAGatcttaaatttgaatgaattaaagtttagggaccaatttaaaataaatatcatactTTGAGGGTTTTGGTAgaattaactcatttaatgaTACTTTTAAggacataataataatatattctaaaataatgGGAAAGACTTACCCACAGTAGCCATTGACAGTAACCCTTAAGATatagaaagaaagagagagggAAAACAATTGTGTATGAAAAAAGAATTgcccaaaactaaaaatttatattcaaagagaagagagagaaagatAGGGACTAGTCTTTAGAGagagaaagatgaagaagaggCAGAGAGCACTTTATTTGCCTTTTTTATGATGCACGCATCCATGGCAGAGGAGGTACTTGCTGTAGCTGCAAAATTTATAACCCAATGGAACTTCAAAAATGGAGTCTTTGCTTTGAGCTTGTGAaatagaagcaaaaaaaaaaaatggagctTTGGAGAAAAAGAAGGGTTAAAGTGAAGAAGAACAACAAAAGGAGCTATTTTGACAAAtgggtgtttttcttttaaagctTAGAGATTGATTTTCATGGAGTTTTCTCTCTTGTAGGAAAAAAAAACAGGGTTTTTTttgttgtgattttttttttttacaaatgcACTTTCAGTTCCAACCTAAAGTTGGGGTGGAACTTGCTGGGTTTGCTTCGATTTATCAAGACAAGTGGGCAAAACAGCAAGAAGATAATAGTTTCAACGACCAAGAACCAACTTCTGTTCTTCATATGAGAAGCCAAAGTCCACCTACATCAGCATCaactctttcttcttctttcaacGGCGGATCCGGGGGCGGCGGTAGCGGCGGTAATTTCACTACTACCACCATTGTACCACCTGAAAGTACCCAACTTGAGTTTCAACCGATCCAAAGTGAACTAGACCTTGTTACAACAGGTCCTGTTGGTGTTCAAAGATGTAACAATCTTGGTATAGAAGATTGGGAAGCTATGTTATTCGAGTCAACTGTGTCACCGAGTCAAGACCAAAACTCACTCCTCCGTTGGATCGCCGGTGATGTTGATGACCATGGCCTTAAACAACTTCTTCAAACTGGTCCTGATTTTATTCCCGGGTTTGACCCGATGGATCCTGGTAATTTGGGTTATTTTCCTCAAAATCCAATCTTTACTTCACCACCTGAAAGTATTGGCCTTTATCAACAACTTGAAAACCAGGAAATGAAACCCCAGATTCTAAATCCCCAAAATCCCAACTTTTTCTTACCATTTCCACAAGAACAACAACCATTACCAAAGAGACTCAATCATGGTCAGATCCCAAAGCTACCATTCTCAGACCATGAGTTATTTATCAAAAAACAACAGCTTGTTGGGTTTCAAGAACAGAAGCCATTAATGGTGTCTCAACAACAACAAGCAGCCACATTGTTGGACCAGCTTTGTAAAGTAGCAGAGATGGTAGAGACTGGGAATTTCTCACACGCGCAAGGGATATTGGCGCGGCTCAATCACTTGTCTCCAGTAGGCAAAACATTTCAACGGATTGGTTTTTACTTCAAGGAGGCATTACAATTACTACTCCTCATGTATAACAATACCCCAGTCTCGAAAAATCCGACACCTTTTGATGTTATCTTCAAAATGGGAGCTTACAAGGTCTTTTCCGAGGTTTCGCCGTTCGTTCAATTTGTTAACTTTACGAGTAACCAAGCTTTCCTTGAAGCACTCGAGAATTCCGACCGAATCCACATTGTGGATTTCGATATTGGTTTTGGTGCTCAATGGGCTTCTTTTATGCAGGAACTTCCTATGAGGAGTAAAGGAGTTGTTCCTTCATTGAGAATTACAGCTTTTGTTTCCCTTTCGACGTACCATCCTATCGAACTCGGTCTTATAAGGGAAAATCTTGAACAATTCGCTAATGGAATCGGTGTAAATTTCGAGCTTGAGGTACTTAACTTTGATTGTTTAGATCAAAACCCTTATTCATTGCCTATGTTTCGAATGAATGAAAACGAGGCGCTTGCTGTGAACTTTCCCGTTTGGTCTGCTTCGTATCGACCTTCTATTTTGCCTAATCTGTTACGGATTGTGAAGCAGCTTAGACCGAAAATTGTGGTGTCTTTAGACCGAGGGTGTGATAGGAATGATCTGTCATTCCCACAACATATAATCAATgcattttattcatatataagCCTGTTGGAATCACTTGATGCAGCCGTTAACGTAACTTCCGACGCCATAAACAAGATCGAGAGGTTCCTTATTGTGCCTAAAATCGAAACCACAGTTTTGGGTCGTTTGCATTCACTCGAGAAAATGCCACCATGGAAGACCCTATTTGCTTCAGCCGGTTTCACCCCTTTAACGTTCAGTAACTTCACCGAAACACAAGCGGAATGCGTGGTGAAAAGGGCTCAGGTTCAAGGTTTTCATATCGAAAAATGCCATGCTTCACTTGTTCTTTGTTGGCAACAAAAGGAACTTATCTCAGCTTCAGCTTGGAGGTGTTGAGGAACAACAGCATCGGAACCAGCAGGGGAGgttcgttttttttttaatttagcaaCTCACAATCTATATATCGACTCTAGCTCGTAGTAcgaatttaactcgaatatcaTTTACTAAACTATGCTATGCTTTTTTTTATGACTTGATCAATACAATGTGATTTGCCTTTGCTTGTGAGTGTCTCTCTTCTGCTGTTTATGGACACATTGATATTGCTGTTATGGTATTTATGGTGTCTTCTTTTTCGATTTCATTTCGGATTTTTCGGTGAGAAAAGCTGTATTTTCTTCTGGTTTAAAGGTGGTGAATGGTGATGAATTGTTGTATGTTTGACAAGCAAAAATGAATGTTGAAATTGCAAATACAACTTACTagaattttagtgttttttttatatgtttttgagttATGAAGTTGTATGTTAAAAACTGCCTTGTACCGTGGAGGCCTTTACATTAGGAGTCGGATTGTATTTTGTTCTCACTActaaaaaaaagagcaaattagttCTTATACATTAAATGAACAAGTAAACtggtttttttgttaaaaattcatccatttctattgcTAAAAATTAGTTTTGTACGTTTCGTGATGTACACGTAGCATGCCATGTGtcactttttagtttttagtagTACAAgtggatgaattttttaacaaaaatggcTAATATGTTCTTTGAATTAATGTATAAGGgctaatttgttcattttctaagtagaggggttaaaatttaatttaactcgatCTTCATCCCGTACCCAATTAAAGATAGGGTGATGTCTTGATATTGTGCACTTTCTTAGGCTCTAATGGAGTTGCCAATTTACAATGCCTATATTaccatgtatatgaaatgacAAAGtgctattttatcattattactaGCTAGTTGTCCGGGTTTAAACTCGGCTTATATATTGTTTCAAAGAGTTAATTCGGTTCATGCAATTATTTTTAAGAGGTGTACATTAGCTCAAAGAGTTAAATCGAGAAAGCTGTTTCGAACCCAGCGtcccttaaaaatttataaataaatcaatataaaatttgtagacAAGAGGCCATAAAAAGACAAGTAGACAGAAAGACACCTAAGATTAACTAAATTTTGCTCCTAATCACATGGGGcatgtttcattcaatttgtaatctcatcataaaaaaatagaagattgtccattaaatttaatgaaaattcttGTAATATTATGCCATCTATGCATATAAAATGCAGTGTATTATGGACCGCCACAAATATATAATCATAGTTTATAAtcctttcaatttattttcccttaaaagaatagtaaataaataaaggtaaACGTCAGTTTCACTGAAACCCCAACACTCTCGTATTGAAATCATTGCAAAGTCAACCAACCTCAATAATCGATATTCGATAGAGatttactattaattatttaattt includes the following:
- the LOC105789245 gene encoding scarecrow-like protein 6, whose protein sequence is MHFQFQPKVGVELAGFASIYQDKWAKQQEDNSFNDQEPTSVLHMRSQSPPTSASTLSSSFNGGSGGGGSGGNFTTTTIVPPESTQLEFQPIQSELDLVTTGPVGVQRCNNLGIEDWEAMLFESTVSPSQDQNSLLRWIAGDVDDHGLKQLLQTGPDFIPGFDPMDPGNLGYFPQNPIFTSPPESIGLYQQLENQEMKPQILNPQNPNFFLPFPQEQQPLPKRLNHGQIPKLPFSDHELFIKKQQLVGFQEQKPLMVSQQQQAATLLDQLCKVAEMVETGNFSHAQGILARLNHLSPVGKTFQRIGFYFKEALQLLLLMYNNTPVSKNPTPFDVIFKMGAYKVFSEVSPFVQFVNFTSNQAFLEALENSDRIHIVDFDIGFGAQWASFMQELPMRSKGVVPSLRITAFVSLSTYHPIELGLIRENLEQFANGIGVNFELEVLNFDCLDQNPYSLPMFRMNENEALAVNFPVWSASYRPSILPNLLRIVKQLRPKIVVSLDRGCDRNDLSFPQHIINAFYSYISLLESLDAAVNVTSDAINKIERFLIVPKIETTVLGRLHSLEKMPPWKTLFASAGFTPLTFSNFTETQAECVVKRAQVQGFHIEKCHASLVLCWQQKELISASAWRC